GATCCGGGGAAAGGTACCAGTCATTCCCCACCGGGTCAGAGGGATACATTTCCCTTAGAGACATACAATGAGTCTCCAGTACCCCTAGTTTCAGCTTCCCTAACACTTGTTGGAGCTCAGAGAGATGCAGTACCCCCAGCCTCACCAGTTCCATTAGTACCTGAGGCAGCTAGAGACACAGGACCTCCAACACCTGTTGTTCCCCCATCAGAGACTGGGGAGCAGGGGATGAGGGAGGCAGTTCAGTTGCTAACTAGAATGGTTTCTATTCATGAGCGACAGCTAGAGTTGGGAGCAGATGCCCGGAGAGATCGGACAGGAAGCTCGACGGTACGAGAGTTTTTTCACTTGGCCCCTCCATTATTTACAGGATCCAGTTccactgaggatccccaggactttaTAGACCAAATGTATAGAGTATTAAGGGTGATTCATGCCTCCGTCACCGAGGCTGTGGAGTTGGCTTCTTTTCGACTACGTGATGTAGCCATCCTATGGTATGAGGCATGGGAGAGATCTAGAGGACCTTTCCCATCGGATTCGTGATACTCGCAGGGATAGGGATGAGAGTAAGAGGGCTCGTACTATGGGGTCTTATAGGGAGCCACGGGGTGATTTTAGGCCCCCACTCCATCGATATCCAACTCGGTCAGCAGGTAGTTTCCCACCATAGATGCAGGGCCAACGGTTTGATCGTTCTATTCAGTTAGGACTGAGGCAGAGCTCAGGCCAACCCGAGGGTCGTCGATAGGAGCATTTCGCACAAATGAGACAACCTACTCCTCCATGTACTCAGTGCGGTAAGATGCACACCGGGCAGTGTAAACAGGGTTCGAGTGCATGTTATCATTATGGGCAGACATGACATTTTATTAGCCGGTGCCCGGGGTTAGGCAGAGGTGCCCGGGGTTAGGCAGCCTCTTCACCCTCAGTCCGTGCTCCCTGACCAGGTCCACAGTCTACTCAGGGCCGTGGTAGGGGAGAGGTGGAGGAGACACCTCAGGTTCTAGTGGTGGCCAGAACTGCTTTTATGTACTCACAGGCCGACAGGATTCAGAGGCATCCCTAGATGTTGTCATAGGTATATTGACAATACATTCTCATGCCATTTATGCATTGATAGATCCCGactctacattttcatatattaCTCCATTTATTGTTGGTAAGCTTGACATGAGATCTGAGTTGTTGCCACAGTCAGTTGAGGTGTCTACGCTAGTTGGCGACTCTATTATAGCTAATTATGTCTATCGAGGTTGTACAGTGTTAATTAATGACCATCCAACCTCTATTGatttagttgaattggttatgcTAGACTTTGATATcattatgggtatggattggttggcagcttgttatgcTAATATTGATTGTCGTGCAAAGTTGGTCCGATTTCATTTTCCTGGTGAGCCTGTCCTTGAATGGAAAGGTAATGCAGCCACGCCCAAGGGTAAGTTTATTTCATACCTTAGGGCTGTGAAGTTTATTGCTAAAGGCTGTATATACCATCTGGTTCATGTCAGGGATATAGATAAGGAGCTAGCGACTCTTCAGTCGGTTcctattgtgaatgaattcccgACGGTATTCCCTGATGAGCTTCCAGGAATTCCCCCGAAAGGGAAATCGATTTCGCTATAGATTTGCTTCCTGATACGCAACCTATATCCATTCCTCCTACAGAATGGCTCCTGCAGAGCTAAGGGAATtaaaggaacaactgaaggaCTTGCTcaataaaggctttattaggccAAGTACATCCCCATGGGGTGCTCCGGTGCTCTTTGTTCGATAGAAAGATGGCTCcttgcggatgtgtattgactacaggAAACtaaacaaagtcactatcaagaataaatatcctcTTCCACGGATTTATGACTTGTTCGaccagttacaaggtgccaaATGCTTTTCGAAGATCGACTTGCAATCCGGTTATCATCAGCTACGAGTCAAGGATATTGATATCCCAAAAACAACATTTAGGATGAGGTATGGCCATTTTGAATTCCTTGTCATGTCTTTCAGGCttacaaatgccccaacagccttgaTGGATCTTATGAACTGGCTATTCAAACCATTCTTGGATgaatttgtgattgtgtttattgacgacattctgATATATTCACAATCGGAAGCCGAGCATGCGGACCACTTGCGAGCTGTATTACAGACTCTCCAGGACTATagattatatgctaaattctctaaatgtgaattttggctaacttTTGTAGCTTTTCTTGGTCATGTTATTACCAGCGATGGTATCAAGGTTGATGGCCAAAAGATTGAAGCTGTGATGACTTGGCCGAGGCCCTTGAATCCGATAGAGGTTCGTAGCTTCTTAGGCTTGGCAGGGTATTACCgaaggtttgtggagggattttcctCTATCTCTGCACCGTTGATGAAACTGACACATAAGGGAGCTAAGTTTCAGTGGACTGAGGCATGTGAACAAAGTTTTCAGGAGCTAAAGAAAAGGCTTACGACGGCACCTGTCTTGACTCTTCCGGATGGCACCGAGGGTTAtgttgtatattgtgatgcctcgagaatTGTCCTAGGTTGTGTTcttatgcagcatggtaaggttatcaTGTACGCCTCCAGACAGTTGCGGAAATATGAACAGAACTATCCTACGCACGATCTTGAGTTAGCCACAGTTGTCTTTGTCCTAAAGATTTGGCGGTATTATCTATATGGGGTTCATATTGATGTTTCACCGACCACCAGAGCCTTTAGTATTTATTTATACAGAGGGAGATGAACCTAtgacaaagaagatggctagaattactaaaggactatgatgttAATATTTTATATCATCCCGACAAAGCTAATATTGTTGCTGATGCCCTTAGCCGGAAGTCCATGTGTAGTCTAAGCCATGCTGAAGTTGATAAGGTCAAGATGACCAAATATCTATGCTAGCTAGTTAGTTTGCAGGTGCATTTGGTAGATGCAGAGGGTGGATGCATTCTCGTTCAGAATACGGCAAAATCTTCTTTTGTTACTGAAGTGAAAGAGCGACAACACGAGGATCCTGAGCTTATAAAACTGAGGAAAAGTATTCCACAGTAGGTACAACCTTTATTTGAGCTAACTGGAGATGGAGTCCTTAGATACTAGGGCCGCTTATGTGTACTGACAGTCGAAGAGCTCCGCGCCAAGATTCTTTTGGAGGCCCATTATTCTAGATATGCAGTTCACCctggagcgacaaagatgtatcgggACCTTCGACAGATCTATTGGTGGAATGGAATGAAAAAAGATATCGTGGAGATGGTAGCCCAATGTCCCAACTACCAGCAAGTTAAAGCCGAACATTAGAGGCCTGGAGGCCTGACTCAGTATATTGAACTTCCATTATGGAAATGGAACATGATAAATATGGACTTCATCACTGGTTTGCCTCGTTCTCCACAGAGGTATGATGCATTTGTGTAattattgataggcttacaaaattTGCTCATTTCCTGCCAGTTAGGACGACATATTTAGCCGAGGATTATGCCAAACTTTACcttcgagagattgttcgcctttatGGAGTGCCATTATCTATTATCTCTAATCGAGGGACTCAATTTACAGTACATTTTTGGAAATCTTTTCAGAAAGGTATAGgcacgcaggtaaatcttagcaccgCTTTTCATCCGCAAACTGATGGACAAGcagagcatactattcagatagtTGAGGATATGTTACGTGCCTGCGTGCTAGATTTTAAAGTaagttgggatgatcatctacttcttattgagtttgcttataataacagcttccaagctagtattcagatggctccttacgaAGCACTATACGGGCGGAAATGTAGGTGGCCGATCGGTTGGTTCGAGGTCGGGGAAGCAGAGTTGCTAGGTCCTAATTTAGTCCAGCAAGCAATGGAAAAGGTAAAACTTATTAAAGACCGGCTGCTTACAGCACAAAGTCGGCAGAAGTCTTATGCAGATGTTCGACGACGAGACTTAGAGTTTGATGTAGAAGATTGGGTTTTCGTGAAAGTATCGGCTATGAAGGGCGtcatgcgatttggaaagaaggggaagCTCAGCCCTAGGTATGTTGGACCGTATAAGATTATTCGAAGGATTGGTAAGGTGGCGTATGGGCTTGATTTGCCTTCAGAATTGGAAGCAGTCCATcctgtgtttcatgtatctatgttgcgGAAGTGCATTGGAGATCCTTCACGTATTACGCCCATTGGGGATATTCACATTGCTGAAGACTTATCTTATGTTGAGGTACCGGTAGCTATTTTAGATCGGCAGGTAAGAAAGCTTCGAACTAAAGAAGTGGcttccgtgaaagtgttatgacGAAATAACAAGATCGAGGAAATGACCTGGGAAGCTGAggaggaaatgaggaagaagtaCCCCCACCTATTTACGATTTAAGGTGAGTCACATTTAAATAATTAGCAATTATTTTTACAGCAACTTAATTGGATTTTATATGATTTGAAAGTGCAATTTAAATTTCTTATTGCGAGATAGCTATATGAAGCCTAGTAGTTAGAATCTTCAGAATTTGATTTATGCTTTGAAAATGTAACAAATATAGCCTCGCAAATAATGTATTAGCAGAAAATAAATGAAACCAAGGAATTGACTTGACCCATTCGCGGACGAATGTTCTTAATGGGAGGAGACTGTGAGACCCCAtgtgttttttttctctcttctcttatGTAATATACGTAACGTGACATGGTTATATTAGGTATATATGATTGTGTATAGCATATTGGGAGAATAAGACTGAAAATATGTTGTAATATCAAGGAACTAAACTAAAGTTTTAGGTCAAAGGAATCCCTTAAACAAAGGTTCGTGGTTAAAGAAATGACTTGGATAGCACCCTGCGCGTTCGGAAGGTTTAAGTTAACTTGCACCTGTGGGATAAGACTAAGAGTGTCTAATATGCTAAGAATAATGTGTTATGAGGTATTATAATATCACACTAGTCATATGTTAAGTTTTGGAGTCAAGCAAGTTGCGAAATAAAGGTCGGCAAAAGTTATCGTAAATTTCTCtaataaattttctaaactttgggtcaaatgtatcagactatttctcccaatatataaagagttatgggACCCACAACCTACTATATCGAATGTCTACGAGTCTAGTTCGTAACCAAAAACACCTCACATCAAACCAATATTGGAGTAAGAAGTTGTGACTGTTTTACCGCGGACTGTCCAAGCTGAAACCGGGTCGCGAACCGGGTCGGGTCAAACAAGTGGTATAAGTCGGCAAATTCTACTTTTAGGACCTCAAAACATTTTATTTTAGTCCCAAAACAATGAGCAAGCTGAAGAGAAGGTTCCatggtgttcttgagtgattaagATGCATTTTTAACGATTTTTATCGTTAAAGTTTGCCCCCGTGCCTAGAAACGCAATCTCTATGCTTTGCAATCGTTTCCCCCTTCTATTAACTGTGTTTGGAGCTATTCTTGGAAGATAggaattttttgttctttctggTTCTTCAGGTTTTATACTTAGTTTGCCAAGGTAATCATCTTGGGACTCTTTTATGATCGTTTTTACAAAGTTCTACTGATGTTTCGTCAAGTTAGGGTCATATGGCAAATCTGCCGATTTAAACTCAATTATAAACTATTTATAGGTGCGTATAAGCTGCATATATATAGTGTTTGCAAAGCTTAGGATGTAAGGAACAACTTTCGTGAAGGAACTACAGAAATTCAGACGTTCGTtggaaaggtatgttaaggctaagctctgtcctTCCTTTTAGCACGAATTCTGGGAAATTCCTAAGACGTCAAATGCgatattttactattctattgctAAAAAGACCTtttacaatccgtaatatagcgcAGTTTACGTTACGACATACAGTCGAATACAGTCACATACACCCACATACATTCGTCTATCCAACCGTAGCCCCATATTTCACGCCAACTTTTGCTACTATATCATGAAtatagtagcttaaatacatcaaatatatcttataacaactgaaaacgtatctacaatccgtaatatagcaaatgatatctatagatagctaattaccactaaaagatagtgctttatgaaaatttctctaaaaAGTACTCATGACGCAAAACTCCCGATTAGGGCATAAATAAGTCGGGTTGGTTCGAATTTTCCAATTATCAAACCAAATTAATTGTGTCGGGTAattaaatttaaagaccaaaccaaatcaataaaaGTTGGATTTTTTAATCTTGGTTTTTCtcggattttttgatttttcgagttttcgGTTTTTTCTCTCTCCATAAAGTCTTCATAGCACAAAACATAGAATTTGTGCTCCAAATATATCTTTAATCCTAATAAGACATAATTATATA
This sequence is a window from Nicotiana sylvestris chromosome 3, ASM39365v2, whole genome shotgun sequence. Protein-coding genes within it:
- the LOC138888050 gene encoding uncharacterized protein codes for the protein MRQPTPPCTQCGRQDSEASLDVVIGILTIHSHAIYALIDPDSTFSYITPFIVGKLDMRSELLPQSVEVSTLVGDSIIANYVYRGCTVLINDHPTSIDLVELVMLDFDIIMGMDWLAACYANIDCRAKLVRFHFPGEPVLEWKGNAATPKGKFISYLRAVKFIAKGCIYHLVHVRDIDKELATLQSVPIVNEFPTVFPDELPGIPPKGKSISL